The window TTGACTTTTGGTGACCGCTCCATTAACATATGCTCAATTTGACCCCGGAGGACTCAGGTGCAGGAAGAGGCTTTGCTCATGGATGCGATCATCAACCCTCACGTTGTGCCCCACTATGTCTCCTACGCGTTCCTTGCCTCTCTTATCCTGATAGGCGCTGCACTCGCGATTAGGGGTGCGCTTGCCCTCGTGCCGAAGGGGATACAGAACTTCCTCGAGGTGCTGGTCGAATCACTCCTGAAACTATCGGAGGACAATATCGGTCACAAATGGGGGCTCTATTTCTTTCCCCTCATAGGAACGATCGGCCTCTATATCCTCGTCTGCAACTTCATGGGGCTCATACCGGGGTTTGATGCTCCGACAAGCAATATCAATACGACCGCCTCTATGGCCGTCCCCGTCTTTCTCGCCACGCACTATTACGGCATCAAGGTGAACGGGTTGAAATACATAAACCATTTCCTTGGGCCGATACGCTCTATAGCGGCCCTCCCGCTCATGGTATTGATGTTCTTTGTCGAGTTCATCGGGCATATGGTGAGACCGGTCACCCTTTCGGTGAGGCTTTTTGGAAATATGATAGCGAAGCATATGATACTCTTTGCCCTCGGCCTGCTGGCTCCCGTGATCGTGCCGGTTGCGATTCTCGGATTGGGGGTTCTCGTGAGTCTCATTCAGGCGTTTGTCTTTGTCCTTCTGACAACCCTCTATCTGGCGGGGGCTGTTGAAGAGGCACATTAGGAATCTTCAGAGAAAGGAGGAACATTCATTATGAGAAAATTCGTAGCGGTAACGATTCTCGCGCTCTCTTTGGTCTGGCTGCTCGCACCTGCCGCGTTCGCCGAAGAGGCGGCGGCGCCTCAAACCGGCTCAAAGATATACTATTTCGCCTTCGCCGCTTTGGGCTGCGGTCTCGCGATCGGGCTGGCTGCACTCGGCACCGGAATCGGTCAGGGTATCGGTCTCAGCAAGGCATGCGAGGGGGTTGCGAGGAATCCCGGCGTATCAGGAAAAATCACGACAACGCTCATCATCGGTCTCGCGATGATCGAGTCGCTCGCCATCTATGCACTTGTCGTGGTGCTTATCATCCTTTTCATGAATCCTTTCAAACTTTAATACTCACTAAAAGGGGGCAGATCAACTGCCCCCTTCATCAAAAGCTCGCTCACTGTCACGGAAGTCCAGGCCCAGAGATCTCACGTTTGCCGTTCTAGTATTCTTCCAGGTGATACCACTCGGGATTCTCGAGCCAGGTCTGCGGACGCGAAACAAAATCCAGTATCCTTTCGACGATGAAATAGTGGATTTTTTCCTGGCCCGCGATTTTCATGAATACCTTCTTCTGGATCTCGTCTTTAGTCTCTGCCGCTTTGGCGCGGTAAAAGTCCTCGCTCTTTTTCTCGATCTCGAGGGCTTTCTCATAGAGTTCTGTTTGCTGGATATTA is drawn from Thermodesulfovibrionales bacterium and contains these coding sequences:
- the atpB gene encoding F0F1 ATP synthase subunit A, with translation MQEEALLMDAIINPHVVPHYVSYAFLASLILIGAALAIRGALALVPKGIQNFLEVLVESLLKLSEDNIGHKWGLYFFPLIGTIGLYILVCNFMGLIPGFDAPTSNINTTASMAVPVFLATHYYGIKVNGLKYINHFLGPIRSIAALPLMVLMFFVEFIGHMVRPVTLSVRLFGNMIAKHMILFALGLLAPVIVPVAILGLGVLVSLIQAFVFVLLTTLYLAGAVEEAH
- the atpE gene encoding ATP synthase F0 subunit C, translating into MRKFVAVTILALSLVWLLAPAAFAEEAAAPQTGSKIYYFAFAALGCGLAIGLAALGTGIGQGIGLSKACEGVARNPGVSGKITTTLIIGLAMIESLAIYALVVVLIILFMNPFKL